A DNA window from Gammaproteobacteria bacterium contains the following coding sequences:
- a CDS encoding SDR family NAD(P)-dependent oxidoreductase, with product MQQLTHTAWITGGGTGIGRAIALRLAREGWRVAISGRRAEPLEAVHADARELAGEILPMPVDVTDRDAMHRAAAEIREAFGTLYLCVLNAGTYFPYDARKDFDAEAFDKHYAVNFFGVINGIDAVIDPMREYHMGHIVIVSSVSGYSGLPLAAPYSSGKAALINLAESLKFDLDPLNIKTTIVNPGFVETPLTDQNKFTMPAMVSTQTAADRIVDGIHAGKFEINFPRRFTWILKFARILPYFMYFPLMRKFTGRTA from the coding sequence ATGCAACAGCTTACCCATACTGCCTGGATTACCGGCGGCGGCACCGGCATTGGCCGCGCCATCGCCTTGCGGCTGGCGCGAGAGGGTTGGCGCGTGGCCATTTCAGGGCGCCGGGCCGAACCGCTGGAAGCGGTCCATGCCGACGCACGCGAGCTGGCCGGGGAAATCCTGCCGATGCCGGTCGACGTCACCGACCGTGACGCCATGCATCGGGCCGCCGCCGAGATCCGCGAGGCCTTCGGGACACTTTATCTCTGCGTCCTCAATGCCGGCACCTATTTCCCCTACGATGCCCGCAAGGATTTCGATGCCGAGGCCTTCGACAAGCACTACGCCGTGAATTTCTTCGGCGTGATCAACGGCATCGATGCCGTGATCGACCCCATGCGCGAGTACCACATGGGCCATATCGTCATCGTCAGCAGCGTGAGCGGTTACAGTGGCCTGCCGCTGGCGGCGCCCTACAGCTCAGGCAAGGCGGCGCTGATCAACCTGGCCGAATCGCTGAAGTTCGATCTCGACCCGCTGAACATCAAGACGACCATCGTCAATCCGGGTTTCGTGGAAACACCGCTGACGGACCAGAACAAGTTCACCATGCCGGCGATGGTCAGCACCCAGACTGCCGCTGATCGCATTGTCGACGGCATTCATGCCGGCAAGTTCGAGATCAACTTTCCGCGGCGCTTTACCTGGATCCTCAAGTTCGCGCGCATCCTGCCCTACTTCATGTACTTCCCGCTGATGAGGAAGTTCACGGGGCGCACCGCATGA
- the pilQ gene encoding type IV pilus secretin PilQ codes for MNVKGIFNRGTFGRLAMAVVAASLLGLAPAASAQEGTIALQDIEVASLPGNQVQLRLRMSEPSPEPVAFTIDNPARLAIDLDGVYIDMDRRRTEVSIGDVRNVMTAESQGKTRVVINLADNIEYTTQRQGNDLLITLGGEASASSFGPVSAAAPTASTPAAAPASTPRKETKPRGRAITAIDFRRGPDGEGRIMVDLTDPKTIVDLKQEGQRTVIEFQGTTLPNELMQTYDVLDFATPVRNIEATRSANNARLVVNAGGEFEQLAYQADNRFTLELKPVIEDEDESRKKKEYTGERFSVNFQDIEVRALLQIIADLSGFNMVVSDSVSGNITLRLQDVPWDQALDIVLRTRGLAMRQNGNVILVAPQEEIAEIERKELEAAQQVRELEPLVSEFIQINYAKASELAALMKSDSNSLLSERGSVTIDERTNTLLVQDTDSRLSDIRRMIRQLDVPVKQVLIESRIVIANDDFNKELGVRLGYTDFSTEPGLGYPPNITSGTATQTLSMVEDLTAGNPVTLLDPDRFNVDMPVTSPAGQIAFAVLGRSHIVDLELSALQAEGEGEVVSSPRVVTANQTEALIRQGVEIPYQEASSSGATTTSFKQAVLQLKVTPQITPDDRVVLDLEVTNDSVGEQVPSATGGFVPSIDKREVATRVMVNNGETVVLGGIYQTTRNKIVSKVPLLGDIPGLGFLFRNTSEQNDKRELLIFVTPKILKEGLTVAE; via the coding sequence ATGAACGTTAAAGGCATTTTCAACCGCGGAACCTTCGGCCGACTGGCCATGGCTGTTGTCGCGGCATCACTGCTAGGCCTCGCCCCGGCTGCCTCCGCGCAGGAAGGGACGATCGCATTGCAGGATATCGAAGTGGCATCGCTGCCCGGCAACCAGGTGCAGTTGCGCCTGAGGATGAGCGAGCCCTCGCCGGAACCGGTGGCCTTTACCATCGACAACCCGGCACGGCTGGCTATCGACCTGGATGGTGTCTACATCGACATGGACCGCCGTCGCACGGAGGTCAGCATTGGCGACGTACGCAATGTCATGACGGCCGAATCGCAGGGCAAGACCCGCGTGGTCATCAACCTTGCAGACAACATCGAATACACGACCCAGCGACAGGGCAACGACCTGCTGATCACGCTTGGCGGTGAAGCCAGTGCAAGCAGTTTTGGTCCGGTCTCTGCCGCAGCGCCGACGGCCAGCACCCCTGCCGCTGCACCCGCCAGCACGCCGCGCAAGGAAACGAAGCCGCGTGGCCGCGCAATCACGGCGATCGATTTCCGTCGCGGCCCTGACGGCGAAGGCCGCATCATGGTGGACCTGACGGATCCGAAGACCATTGTCGACCTCAAGCAGGAAGGCCAGCGCACGGTCATCGAGTTCCAGGGCACCACCCTGCCGAACGAACTGATGCAGACCTATGACGTGCTCGATTTTGCCACTCCGGTGCGCAACATCGAGGCGACGCGCAGCGCCAACAATGCCCGCCTGGTGGTCAACGCCGGCGGTGAATTCGAACAGCTGGCCTACCAGGCCGACAACCGTTTCACGCTGGAATTGAAGCCGGTCATCGAGGATGAAGACGAAAGCCGCAAGAAGAAGGAATACACCGGCGAACGCTTCTCGGTGAACTTCCAGGACATCGAAGTTCGTGCCCTGCTGCAGATCATCGCTGACCTGTCCGGCTTCAACATGGTGGTATCCGACTCGGTCTCCGGCAACATCACCCTGCGCCTGCAGGATGTGCCCTGGGACCAGGCACTGGATATCGTGCTGCGCACGCGCGGCCTTGCCATGCGCCAGAACGGCAACGTGATCCTGGTGGCACCGCAGGAGGAAATTGCGGAAATCGAGCGCAAGGAACTCGAGGCCGCCCAGCAGGTACGCGAGCTCGAACCGCTGGTATCGGAATTCATCCAGATCAACTATGCCAAGGCCAGCGAACTGGCAGCACTGATGAAGTCCGACAGCAACTCGCTGCTCTCCGAGCGTGGCTCGGTGACCATCGACGAGCGCACCAACACCCTGCTGGTACAGGACACGGATAGCCGCCTCAGCGACATTCGTCGCATGATTCGCCAGCTGGACGTGCCGGTTAAGCAGGTGCTGATCGAATCCCGCATCGTGATCGCGAACGACGACTTCAACAAGGAACTCGGCGTACGCCTTGGCTACACCGACTTCAGCACGGAGCCGGGCCTGGGCTATCCGCCCAACATCACGTCCGGTACGGCAACCCAGACCTTGTCGATGGTCGAGGACCTGACTGCCGGCAACCCCGTGACGCTGCTGGATCCGGATCGCTTCAATGTCGACATGCCAGTGACCAGCCCGGCTGGCCAGATTGCCTTTGCCGTGCTGGGTCGCTCGCACATCGTCGATCTCGAGCTCTCTGCGCTGCAGGCCGAAGGTGAAGGCGAAGTGGTTTCCTCGCCCCGCGTGGTGACGGCCAACCAGACCGAAGCCCTGATTCGCCAGGGTGTCGAAATCCCTTATCAGGAAGCATCCTCGAGTGGTGCGACGACAACGTCCTTCAAGCAGGCCGTGCTGCAGCTGAAAGTAACGCCGCAGATCACGCCTGACGATCGCGTTGTACTGGACCTGGAAGTGACGAATGACAGCGTCGGCGAACAGGTTCCGAGCGCCACGGGCGGCTTCGTACCGAGTATCGACAAGCGCGAAGTGGCCACGCGAGTCATGGTCAACAACGGCGAGACCGTCGTGCTCGGCGGCATCTACCAGACCACGCGCAACAAGATTGTCAGCAAGGTGCCGCTGCTCGGTGACATCCCGGGCCTTGGCTTCCTGTTCCGCAACACCAGCGAACAGAACGACAAGCGCGAACTGCTGATATTCGTCACACCGAAGATCCTCAAGGAGGGTCTGACGGTCGCTGAATAA
- the pyrF gene encoding orotidine-5'-phosphate decarboxylase, with protein sequence MPADKMIPARDRLIVALDVADTSAARQLVETLGDSVTFYKIGLELFMAEGYFELLDWLVAQEKKVFVDLKFFDVPATVGSAVRQLSSRGATFATVHGNQAIMEAAAANKGEHMKVLAVTVLTSLDRGDLDDLGFACDVSKLVASRARRALETGVDGVVSSGMEAKALRDELGERLMVVTPGIRPVDNRPADDQKRVVTPTQALQDGADYIVVGRPIRNADDPKAAADAIQAEIAAVYAS encoded by the coding sequence ATGCCCGCAGACAAGATGATTCCCGCCAGGGACCGCCTGATCGTCGCACTCGACGTCGCCGATACCAGTGCCGCCAGGCAGCTGGTGGAAACCCTTGGCGACAGCGTCACCTTTTACAAGATCGGGCTGGAGCTGTTCATGGCCGAAGGCTATTTCGAGCTTCTCGACTGGCTTGTGGCGCAGGAGAAGAAGGTCTTCGTCGACCTGAAGTTCTTCGATGTCCCGGCCACGGTAGGATCGGCCGTCCGCCAGCTCAGCTCGCGCGGCGCAACCTTTGCCACCGTACACGGCAACCAGGCCATCATGGAAGCCGCCGCTGCCAACAAGGGCGAGCACATGAAAGTGCTTGCCGTGACCGTCCTGACCAGCCTCGACCGTGGCGATCTCGACGACCTCGGCTTTGCCTGTGACGTATCGAAGCTGGTCGCCTCCCGTGCTCGCCGCGCACTGGAAACCGGGGTGGACGGCGTGGTGTCGTCCGGCATGGAGGCCAAGGCGCTGCGCGACGAACTGGGCGAGCGGCTGATGGTCGTGACCCCGGGGATTCGTCCGGTGGACAACCGGCCCGCTGACGACCAGAAGCGCGTTGTCACGCCAACCCAGGCCCTGCAGGATGGTGCTGACTACATCGTGGTCGGCCGTCCCATACGCAATGCCGACGACCCGAAAGCCGCGGCCGATGCCATCCAGGCAGAAATCGCTGCCGTCTACGCGAGCTGA
- a CDS encoding MerR family transcriptional regulator, whose protein sequence is MTEQSPNPEAVADSIKQDKFPIRTVSSLTGVNSVTLRAWERRYGLIQPQRTPKGHRLYTREDIDLINRILGLLDKGVSIGQVKEALERQQASSGGSEARDAWALYRDRMVAAIIRFDEAGLEDTYNEALSLYPVTQVTEKLVVPLLKELGRRWETAEGSIAEEHFFAVYLRNKLGARFHHRTRNSKGPKLLSACFPGENHELGMLLFALSAVSHDYRMVLLGADLPLDELMMAVKRSEAECIVLSGAAASSAEVIEKDLAELVASVDVPVVVGGLISVKKRDAIIKAGAVPLGEDIDSGIRKLSELLDHQI, encoded by the coding sequence ATGACAGAACAAAGCCCCAATCCGGAAGCTGTCGCTGACAGCATCAAGCAGGACAAATTCCCGATCAGGACGGTATCGAGCCTGACGGGAGTGAATTCCGTGACCTTGCGCGCCTGGGAGCGCCGCTATGGCTTGATTCAGCCGCAGCGCACGCCCAAGGGCCATCGCTTGTATACGCGTGAAGACATCGACCTGATCAACCGCATCCTCGGTCTTCTGGACAAGGGTGTGTCCATTGGCCAGGTCAAGGAAGCCCTGGAGCGCCAGCAGGCGTCCAGCGGTGGCAGCGAGGCCCGTGATGCCTGGGCGCTGTACCGTGACCGGATGGTCGCGGCCATCATTCGTTTCGACGAAGCTGGCCTGGAAGATACCTACAACGAGGCCCTGTCGCTGTACCCCGTCACCCAGGTGACCGAGAAGCTGGTTGTGCCGCTGCTGAAGGAACTCGGCCGGCGCTGGGAAACGGCCGAGGGTTCGATCGCCGAGGAGCACTTCTTCGCGGTCTACCTGCGGAACAAGCTGGGCGCACGTTTCCATCACCGCACCCGGAATTCCAAGGGTCCGAAGCTGCTGTCCGCCTGCTTCCCGGGCGAGAACCACGAGCTTGGCATGCTGTTGTTTGCCCTGAGCGCGGTGTCGCATGATTACCGCATGGTCCTGCTGGGCGCCGACCTGCCGCTTGACGAGCTGATGATGGCGGTCAAGCGCAGCGAAGCCGAGTGCATCGTGTTGTCCGGCGCGGCTGCCAGTTCTGCCGAGGTGATCGAAAAGGACCTGGCCGAGCTCGTGGCGTCAGTGGACGTGCCGGTGGTGGTCGGTGGCCTGATTTCGGTGAAAAAGCGCGACGCCATCATCAAGGCGGGTGCCGTGCCACTGGGCGAGGATATCGATTCCGGTATTCGCAAGCTGTCCGAACTGCTGGATCACCAGATCTGA
- the pilO gene encoding type 4a pilus biogenesis protein PilO codes for MNLQELANEINNLDPNNIGDWPGPIKGVVLLIAFGATIGAGYHFIISDQQDQLARVEAKEDELKREFAEKQSRAANLDAYKAQLEEMERSFGAMLRQLPGKAEIDDLLIDISQSGLAAGLEQDAFVPQGERAQEFYAEVPIQIRLTGDFHQFGEFASSVAALPRIVTLHNISIQPVGGRNADTSGKKLQMEVIAKTYRYLDENEQAAQAAPQTRGGRR; via the coding sequence ATGAATCTTCAGGAACTTGCCAACGAGATCAACAATCTCGACCCGAACAATATTGGCGACTGGCCAGGTCCGATCAAGGGCGTGGTGCTGCTGATTGCGTTTGGCGCCACCATCGGTGCCGGCTACCACTTCATCATCAGCGACCAGCAGGACCAGCTGGCGCGGGTCGAAGCCAAGGAAGACGAGCTGAAGCGCGAGTTTGCCGAGAAGCAATCGCGGGCGGCGAACCTCGATGCCTACAAGGCACAGCTCGAAGAGATGGAGCGCTCGTTCGGCGCCATGCTGCGGCAGTTGCCGGGCAAGGCCGAGATCGACGACCTGCTGATCGACATTTCGCAATCCGGCCTCGCAGCCGGCCTGGAACAGGACGCATTCGTCCCGCAAGGCGAGCGCGCCCAGGAGTTCTACGCCGAGGTGCCGATCCAGATTCGCCTGACCGGCGATTTCCACCAGTTTGGCGAGTTCGCCAGCTCGGTGGCCGCCTTGCCGCGCATCGTCACGCTGCACAACATCAGCATCCAGCCCGTCGGCGGCCGCAATGCCGATACCAGCGGCAAGAAGCTGCAGATGGAAGTGATCGCGAAGACCTATCGCTATCTCGATGAGAACGAGCAAGCTGCGCAGGCGGCACCTCAGACACGCGGAGGCCGTCGATGA
- a CDS encoding AMP-binding protein: MANKVWFNHYPEGAPKEIDVNEFSSLTDMLNTSFQKYRDLPAFHNMGATLTYADVDQQSRYFAAWLQQVAGLTKGDRVAIMMPNLLQYPIVLAAVLRAGLTVVNVNPLYTARELEHQLKDSGAKAIVILENFAHTLEAVIDKTEVKTVVTTRIGDMMPFPKSALVNFVIKHVKKMVPAWELPGSLSLHKALNEGKWQTLEPVESTHDDVAFLQYTGGTTGVSKGAVLSHGNMIANFLQLKNWAGGMFEEGREQAITALPLYHIFSLTVNCLLFMNLGGLNILITNPRDMPAFVKELGKHKFTAITGVNTLFNGLLNADGFKDLDFSHMKFALGGGMAVQRAVADRWQQVTGNGLTQGYGLTEASPVTHANILGDKNFTGAIGLPLPSTDAKLVDEDGNTVEGQDEVGELCVKGPQVMQAYWNRPDESEKVLDDGWLRTGDMAKMDERGYFFIVDRKKDMINVSGFNVYPNEIEDVVAAHEGVLEVAAIGVPDEKSGEAVKIVVVKKDPNLSADALIEFCRSQLTGYKVPDHVEFRDELPKTNVGKILRRALREEEQ; this comes from the coding sequence GTGGCTAACAAGGTCTGGTTCAACCACTATCCGGAAGGGGCGCCGAAGGAAATCGACGTCAACGAGTTTTCCTCGTTGACCGACATGCTGAATACCAGTTTCCAGAAGTACAGGGACCTGCCAGCGTTCCACAACATGGGGGCCACCCTGACCTATGCCGATGTCGACCAGCAGAGCCGATACTTCGCGGCATGGTTGCAACAGGTTGCCGGCCTGACCAAGGGTGATCGCGTCGCGATCATGATGCCGAACCTGCTGCAGTATCCGATCGTGCTGGCGGCTGTATTGCGAGCTGGCCTGACCGTGGTGAACGTCAACCCGCTGTACACCGCCCGCGAACTGGAACACCAGCTCAAGGACTCCGGTGCCAAGGCGATCGTCATCCTGGAGAATTTCGCTCACACGCTGGAAGCGGTGATCGACAAGACCGAGGTCAAGACGGTGGTCACCACGCGCATCGGCGACATGATGCCGTTCCCGAAATCGGCGCTGGTCAATTTTGTCATCAAGCACGTCAAGAAGATGGTGCCGGCGTGGGAGCTCCCGGGCAGCCTGTCGTTGCACAAGGCGCTGAACGAGGGCAAGTGGCAGACCCTGGAGCCGGTCGAGTCGACACATGACGACGTCGCGTTCCTGCAGTACACCGGCGGTACCACTGGCGTATCCAAGGGTGCGGTGCTGAGCCATGGCAACATGATTGCCAATTTCCTGCAGCTCAAGAACTGGGCGGGCGGCATGTTCGAGGAGGGGCGCGAACAGGCCATCACCGCCTTGCCGCTGTACCACATCTTTTCGCTGACCGTGAACTGCCTGTTGTTCATGAACCTTGGCGGCTTGAACATCCTGATCACCAATCCGCGTGACATGCCGGCCTTCGTCAAGGAACTCGGCAAGCACAAGTTCACCGCGATAACCGGCGTGAACACGCTGTTCAACGGCCTGTTGAATGCCGATGGCTTCAAGGACCTGGACTTCAGTCACATGAAGTTCGCGCTTGGTGGTGGCATGGCAGTGCAGCGTGCGGTCGCCGATCGCTGGCAACAGGTCACTGGCAACGGGCTGACCCAGGGTTACGGCCTGACGGAAGCATCGCCGGTCACCCATGCCAACATTCTTGGCGACAAGAACTTCACCGGTGCCATCGGCCTGCCGCTGCCATCGACCGACGCCAAGCTGGTCGACGAGGACGGCAATACGGTCGAAGGGCAGGACGAGGTCGGCGAACTGTGCGTCAAGGGACCGCAGGTCATGCAGGCCTACTGGAACCGTCCGGACGAGTCTGAGAAAGTGCTCGACGATGGCTGGCTGCGCACTGGCGACATGGCCAAGATGGATGAGCGCGGCTATTTCTTCATCGTGGATCGCAAGAAGGACATGATCAATGTCTCCGGCTTCAACGTCTATCCGAACGAAATCGAAGATGTCGTCGCCGCCCACGAGGGTGTGCTGGAAGTTGCTGCCATCGGCGTGCCGGACGAGAAGTCGGGCGAGGCGGTGAAGATCGTCGTGGTCAAGAAGGATCCGAACCTGTCTGCCGATGCGTTGATCGAATTCTGCCGCTCGCAGCTGACGGGCTACAAGGTGCCGGACCACGTCGAGTTCCGCGACGAGCTGCCGAAGACCAACGTCGGCAAGATCCTGCGCCGCGCGCTGCGCGAGGAAGAGCAGTAA
- a CDS encoding pilus assembly protein PilP, producing MNRVNRNFARLALLGAVTLLGACAGDTSDLQRFVAAEKAKKPGPIAPLPQIKPYETFIYQAQEERSPFVPDSETRVEPGTAVASNNGLAPDANRNKEYLEQYTLDGLKMVGTIDFRGTDFALVEDPEGTVHRVTVGNYLGQNHGKITEISELEVRLTEIIPDGLGGWMERQAAIGLSE from the coding sequence ATGAACCGGGTAAACAGGAATTTTGCACGCCTCGCGCTGCTCGGCGCGGTCACGCTGCTGGGCGCCTGCGCTGGCGATACGTCCGACCTGCAGCGCTTCGTCGCCGCGGAGAAGGCCAAGAAGCCGGGTCCGATCGCGCCGCTGCCGCAGATCAAGCCTTACGAAACCTTTATCTACCAGGCACAGGAAGAACGCTCGCCCTTCGTGCCCGACAGCGAGACTCGCGTCGAGCCCGGCACTGCCGTGGCGAGCAACAATGGCCTGGCGCCGGATGCGAATCGCAACAAGGAATACCTGGAACAGTACACCCTCGACGGCTTGAAAATGGTCGGCACGATTGACTTCCGGGGTACCGACTTTGCGTTGGTCGAGGACCCGGAAGGTACCGTCCACCGAGTCACGGTGGGTAACTACCTGGGACAGAATCACGGCAAGATCACTGAAATTTCCGAACTCGAAGTACGACTGACGGAAATCATTCCGGACGGACTGGGAGGCTGGATGGAACGCCAGGCTGCCATCGGCCTTTCCGAATGA
- a CDS encoding shikimate kinase: MKHVTLVGPMGAGKTAIGRQLARLLDLPFEDTDLVIQQRTGVDIPFIFEKEGEAGFRARESRVLQDLLAGPACVIATGGGIVEREENRSLLKEHHPVFLLDASIDSQLARTRRGLHRPLLEANDPRAVLESLYLRRRPLYLEVASQVVVTDNRHVKAVAGEVLELLRKETPQA; encoded by the coding sequence GTGAAGCACGTAACACTGGTCGGCCCCATGGGTGCCGGCAAGACTGCCATCGGGCGACAACTGGCACGCCTGCTGGACCTGCCCTTCGAAGACACGGATCTCGTGATACAGCAGCGCACGGGCGTCGACATCCCGTTCATCTTCGAAAAGGAAGGCGAAGCCGGATTCCGGGCACGAGAAAGCCGCGTACTGCAGGATCTGCTGGCCGGCCCTGCCTGCGTGATCGCGACCGGCGGTGGCATTGTCGAACGAGAGGAAAACCGCTCCTTGCTGAAAGAACACCACCCCGTGTTCCTGCTCGATGCCAGCATCGACTCACAGCTCGCCCGCACTCGTCGCGGACTGCATCGCCCCTTGCTGGAGGCGAACGATCCACGCGCCGTGCTCGAATCCCTGTACCTGCGTCGGCGTCCGCTTTATCTTGAGGTTGCCAGCCAGGTCGTGGTTACCGACAACCGCCATGTAAAGGCCGTGGCCGGCGAGGTTCTCGAACTGCTACGGAAGGAAACTCCGCAGGCATGA
- the hemE gene encoding uroporphyrinogen decarboxylase has protein sequence MTELKNDRLLRALLREPVDRTPVWMMRQAGRYLPEYRATREKAGSFVKLMKNPELACEVTLQPLERYPLDAAILFSDILTIPDAMGLGLYFEPGEGPKFERPLRSRADIDKLAVPDPESSTGYVMDAVRTIRSALNGRVPLIGFAGSPWTLATYMIEGGSSKDFARAKGLMYSDPATLHALLEKLADSIAAYLAAQVAAGAQALQIFDTWGGALSDAAYREFSLAYMQRIVEQLPREADGRRVPVILFTKNGGLWLESMAEAGADALGVDWTINIGEARRRVGDKVALQGNMDPGALNGSPERIREEVGRILADYGKGSGHVFNLGHGITPGIDPENAGAMFDAVVELSPAYHD, from the coding sequence ATGACAGAACTGAAAAACGATCGCCTGCTGCGCGCCCTGCTCCGCGAACCCGTGGACCGCACACCCGTCTGGATGATGCGCCAGGCAGGCCGCTACCTGCCGGAATACCGCGCGACCCGTGAAAAGGCCGGCAGCTTCGTCAAGCTGATGAAGAACCCGGAGCTGGCTTGCGAAGTGACGCTGCAGCCACTGGAACGCTATCCGCTGGACGCGGCCATTCTGTTCTCGGACATCCTGACCATTCCTGATGCCATGGGCCTGGGGCTTTATTTCGAACCCGGCGAAGGGCCGAAATTCGAACGCCCGCTGCGCTCGCGTGCCGATATCGACAAACTTGCCGTGCCTGATCCGGAATCCAGCACCGGCTACGTCATGGATGCCGTGCGTACCATTCGGAGTGCCCTGAATGGGCGTGTACCCCTGATCGGCTTTGCCGGAAGTCCGTGGACACTCGCCACCTACATGATCGAAGGCGGCTCTTCAAAGGACTTTGCCCGGGCGAAGGGCCTGATGTATTCCGATCCAGCGACGCTGCATGCCCTGCTGGAGAAGCTGGCGGACAGCATTGCTGCCTACCTGGCGGCGCAGGTCGCCGCCGGTGCGCAGGCGCTGCAGATCTTCGATACCTGGGGCGGAGCCTTGTCTGATGCGGCCTACCGGGAGTTCTCGCTGGCCTACATGCAGCGCATTGTCGAACAGTTGCCGCGCGAGGCGGACGGTCGCCGGGTGCCGGTCATCCTCTTCACCAAGAACGGCGGCTTGTGGCTGGAATCCATGGCCGAAGCGGGCGCCGATGCCCTGGGCGTCGACTGGACCATCAACATCGGCGAGGCGCGGCGGCGTGTCGGCGACAAGGTTGCCCTGCAGGGCAACATGGATCCCGGCGCGCTGAACGGGTCACCGGAACGGATCCGGGAGGAAGTCGGCCGCATCCTGGCCGATTACGGCAAGGGCTCGGGTCACGTGTTCAATCTCGGCCACGGCATCACGCCGGGCATCGATCCCGAGAACGCCGGCGCGATGTTCGATGCCGTCGTCGAGCTGAGCCCTGCCTACCACGACTAG
- the aroB gene encoding 3-dehydroquinate synthase, producing the protein MSDIRVEHQAGSYTIIFAPVATLEDRLQALAGNVLAVVDRRVHELYREQLASLMPQEAKQVLVDGGDAAKNLDSLQAIWDACAEHGIRRDGLLVAVGGGVVGDMVGFAAATWMRGIDFLQVPTTLLAQVDSSVGGKTGINHTAGKNLIGAFHQPVDVLIDLSFLDTLPRREFSAGMAEIIKAALLAGEDELKQVEALAPAIMAGDRDALEKVLRMSITLKARIVAADEREAGQRAVLNLGHTFGHAIERELGYGSLLHGEAVGLGLLAACRCSEAVSGLAPALRQRVGRLLETCQLPAVLPAASPVSEQLLDAMGLDKKALSSGLRLVLLEAAGKPVVADDVASEHILAAWDTIQPTP; encoded by the coding sequence ATGAGTGACATTCGCGTCGAACATCAAGCAGGCAGCTACACCATCATCTTTGCGCCGGTCGCAACGCTGGAAGATCGCCTGCAAGCTCTCGCAGGCAATGTACTGGCCGTGGTCGATCGCCGGGTGCACGAGCTTTATCGCGAGCAGTTGGCCAGCCTGATGCCCCAAGAGGCGAAACAGGTGCTTGTCGATGGTGGTGATGCAGCGAAGAACCTCGATTCACTGCAAGCCATCTGGGACGCCTGCGCCGAACATGGTATCCGGCGCGACGGCCTGTTGGTCGCCGTTGGCGGTGGCGTGGTGGGCGACATGGTCGGTTTTGCGGCCGCTACCTGGATGCGCGGGATCGATTTCCTGCAGGTTCCGACCACCTTGCTGGCACAAGTGGATTCGTCCGTTGGCGGCAAGACCGGAATCAATCACACGGCCGGCAAGAACCTGATCGGCGCCTTCCACCAGCCGGTCGATGTGCTGATCGACCTGTCGTTCCTCGACACGCTGCCCAGGCGCGAATTCAGCGCCGGCATGGCGGAGATCATCAAGGCAGCCCTGCTGGCAGGCGAGGACGAGCTGAAACAGGTAGAGGCGCTGGCCCCGGCCATCATGGCAGGTGATCGCGACGCGCTGGAAAAGGTCCTGCGCATGTCCATAACGCTCAAGGCGCGCATAGTTGCTGCAGACGAACGCGAAGCCGGACAACGAGCCGTTCTCAACCTGGGGCACACCTTCGGTCATGCCATCGAGCGCGAACTCGGCTACGGCAGCTTGCTGCACGGGGAAGCGGTAGGTCTGGGGCTGCTGGCCGCCTGCCGTTGCTCGGAAGCCGTCAGCGGCCTGGCACCGGCACTGCGCCAGCGAGTCGGGCGACTGCTGGAAACCTGCCAGCTGCCGGCGGTGCTGCCAGCGGCGTCGCCGGTATCCGAGCAGCTGCTGGACGCCATGGGCCTCGACAAGAAGGCGCTGTCCAGCGGGCTGCGGCTGGTCCTGCTGGAAGCCGCCGGCAAGCCGGTCGTGGCAGATGACGTCGCATCGGAGCACATCCTGGCTGCCTGGGACACCATCCAGCCGACCCCATGA